Proteins encoded together in one Mycobacterium noviomagense window:
- the mtrB gene encoding MtrAB system histidine kinase MtrB yields the protein MMWGSRRRIRSRWGPSTPLMRGMSALSRAVAVAWRRSLQLRVIVLTLGMSFAVIVALGFVLTSQVTNRVLDVKVRAAIEQIERARNTVSGIVSGEEARSLDSSLQLARNTLTSKTDPSSGAGLAGAFDAALLVPGDGPRAATTAGPIDQVPTSLRDFVKAGQVAYQYATVHTEGFSGPALIIGTPTPSRVTNLELYLIFPLANESSTISLVRGTMTTGGVVLLVLLAGIAWLVSRQVVVPVRSASRIAERFAEGHLSERMPVRGEDDMARLAMSFNDMAESLSRQIAQLEEFGNLQRRFTSDVSHELRTPLTTVRMAADLIYDHSADLDPALRRSTELMVSELDRFETLLSDLLEISRHDAGVAELSVESVDLRATVNSALANVGHLAEDAGVKLIVDLPPREVIAEVDTRRVERILRNLIANAIDHAERKPVRIRMAADEDTVAVTVRDYGVGLRPGEEKLVFSRFWRSDPSRVRRSGGTGLGLAISVEDARLHQGRLEAWGEPGKGACFRLTLPLVRGHKVTTSPLPMKPIAAERSERPPRQREHAERGA from the coding sequence GTGATGTGGGGCTCGCGGCGACGCATCCGGAGTCGTTGGGGGCCTTCGACACCGCTGATGCGCGGTATGAGTGCGTTAAGCCGGGCGGTAGCCGTCGCCTGGCGCCGCTCGCTGCAGTTGCGCGTGATCGTGTTGACCCTCGGAATGTCATTCGCGGTGATCGTTGCGCTGGGCTTCGTGCTGACCAGCCAGGTCACCAACCGAGTGCTCGACGTGAAGGTCCGCGCGGCCATCGAACAGATCGAGCGGGCACGCAACACGGTTAGCGGGATCGTCAGCGGCGAGGAGGCTCGCTCGCTGGACAGCAGCCTTCAACTGGCCCGCAACACGTTGACGTCGAAAACCGACCCGTCGTCCGGCGCGGGGCTGGCCGGTGCGTTCGACGCGGCCCTTCTCGTCCCCGGCGACGGTCCGCGCGCCGCGACCACCGCCGGGCCCATCGATCAGGTGCCGACGTCGCTGCGTGACTTCGTCAAGGCGGGGCAGGTCGCCTACCAGTACGCCACCGTGCACACCGAAGGCTTCTCCGGGCCTGCACTGATCATCGGCACCCCGACCCCGTCGCGGGTGACCAACCTGGAGCTGTACCTGATCTTTCCGCTGGCAAACGAATCCAGCACGATCTCGCTGGTGCGCGGCACTATGACGACCGGCGGTGTCGTGCTGCTCGTGTTGCTCGCGGGCATCGCGTGGTTGGTCTCTCGCCAGGTGGTGGTGCCGGTGCGGTCGGCGTCGCGGATCGCCGAGCGATTCGCCGAGGGTCATCTGTCCGAACGAATGCCGGTGCGCGGCGAAGACGACATGGCGCGGCTTGCCATGTCGTTCAACGACATGGCCGAAAGCCTGTCGCGGCAGATCGCCCAACTCGAGGAGTTCGGCAACCTGCAGCGCCGATTCACCTCAGACGTCAGCCATGAGCTGCGCACCCCGCTGACCACAGTGCGGATGGCCGCCGATCTGATCTACGACCACAGCGCCGATCTCGACCCCGCGCTGCGGCGCTCCACCGAGTTGATGGTCAGCGAGCTGGACCGGTTCGAAACACTGCTCAGCGACCTCCTGGAGATCTCCCGGCACGACGCGGGTGTGGCCGAGTTGTCGGTCGAGTCGGTGGACCTGCGAGCGACCGTCAACAGTGCGCTGGCCAATGTGGGCCACTTGGCCGAGGACGCCGGTGTAAAGCTGATCGTGGACCTACCGCCTCGCGAGGTGATCGCCGAGGTCGACACGCGCCGAGTCGAGCGCATCCTGCGCAACTTGATCGCCAACGCCATCGACCACGCCGAGCGCAAACCGGTGCGAATTCGGATGGCCGCCGACGAAGACACCGTCGCGGTCACCGTGCGCGACTACGGCGTTGGGCTGCGCCCTGGTGAGGAAAAGCTGGTGTTCAGCCGGTTCTGGCGCTCGGATCCGTCCCGAGTGCGGCGGTCCGGCGGCACCGGACTGGGGTTGGCGATCAGCGTCGAGGACGCTCGGCTGCACCAGGGCCGGCTGGAGGCCTGGGGCGAACCCGGCAAGGGCGCCTGCTTCCGGCTGACGCTGCCGCTGGTCCGCGGTCACAAGGTCACCACCAGCCCGTTGCCGATGAAACCGATTGCGGCCGAACGCAGCGAGCGCCCACCCCGCCAGCGGGAGCACGCCGAAAGGGGCGCGTGA
- the lpqB gene encoding MtrAB system accessory lipoprotein LpqB, protein MRRFAALLSVAVVAVVLAGCAAVPRSSAPQAIGTVARPAPSNLPKPTPGMDPDVLLREFLKATADPANRHLAARQFLTQSASNAWDDAGSSLLIDHVVFVETRSAERVSVNMKADILGSLSDMGVFETAEGVLPDPGPIELVKTSGGWRIDRLPNGVFLDWQQFQATYKRNVLYFADPTGKTVVPDPRYVAVSDPDQLATELVSKVIAGPRPEMARAVRNLLSPPLRLRGPVTRADGGKTGVGRGYGGARIDLESLSTTDPHSRLLLAAQIIWTLARADIKGPYVINTDGAALDDRFTDGWTTSDVAATDPGVADGAGAGVHGLVGGSLVSLDGQRSTPVAGAFGQMPDQTAAALSRGGHRVASVVTQRPGAPDMAATLWIGDLGGEAVPSADGHSMSRPSWSLDDAVWVVLDGNNDLRVIQEPASGQPARIPVDSGAVSGRFPGPISELQLSRDGTRAAMVIAGQVILASVEQPQAGQFALTYPRRLGFGLGSSVVSLSWRTGDDLAVSRTDPQHPVSYVNLDGVNSDAPSRGLQTPVGMIAANPSAVYVADPRGVRQLSGSAAENEQMWYDVPGFTVPGAVPVLPG, encoded by the coding sequence ATGCGCCGGTTCGCGGCGCTGCTGAGCGTGGCCGTGGTCGCCGTGGTACTCGCCGGATGTGCGGCTGTCCCAAGGTCGTCGGCGCCGCAGGCCATCGGCACGGTTGCGCGGCCGGCGCCGTCGAACCTGCCCAAGCCGACCCCGGGCATGGACCCCGACGTGCTGCTGCGCGAATTCCTCAAGGCCACCGCCGATCCCGCCAACCGGCATCTGGCTGCCCGACAATTTCTGACCCAGTCGGCGTCCAACGCCTGGGACGACGCGGGTAGCTCGCTGCTGATCGACCACGTCGTATTTGTGGAAACCCGTAGTGCCGAACGAGTTTCGGTCAACATGAAGGCGGACATCTTGGGCTCGCTGTCGGACATGGGAGTGTTCGAGACTGCCGAGGGTGTATTGCCCGATCCCGGCCCGATCGAATTGGTCAAGACGTCCGGTGGTTGGCGTATCGACCGGCTGCCCAACGGCGTGTTCTTGGACTGGCAGCAGTTCCAGGCGACCTACAAGCGCAACGTGCTCTACTTCGCCGACCCGACCGGAAAGACTGTGGTCCCGGACCCGCGCTACGTCGCCGTCTCCGACCCGGATCAGCTTGCTACGGAACTGGTTTCGAAGGTGATCGCCGGCCCGCGCCCGGAGATGGCCCGGGCGGTGCGCAATTTGCTTTCGCCGCCGTTGCGGCTGCGTGGACCGGTGACCCGGGCCGACGGCGGCAAGACCGGCGTGGGCCGCGGTTACGGGGGCGCGCGGATCGATTTGGAAAGCTTGTCCACGACCGACCCGCACAGCCGCCTACTGCTTGCGGCACAGATCATTTGGACCTTGGCCCGGGCGGACATCAAGGGCCCGTATGTGATCAACACGGACGGCGCCGCGTTGGACGACAGGTTCACCGACGGGTGGACCACCTCCGATGTCGCCGCCACCGACCCCGGGGTCGCCGACGGTGCCGGCGCGGGCGTGCACGGCTTGGTGGGCGGCTCGCTGGTGTCGCTGGACGGTCAGCGATCCACCCCGGTGGCCGGTGCGTTCGGGCAGATGCCCGATCAAACCGCGGCTGCGTTGTCCCGCGGCGGCCATCGGGTGGCGTCGGTGGTGACGCAGCGGCCGGGCGCACCCGACATGGCGGCGACACTGTGGATTGGCGATCTCGGCGGCGAGGCGGTGCCGTCCGCCGACGGCCACAGCATGTCGCGGCCGAGCTGGTCGCTCGACGACGCGGTGTGGGTGGTGCTGGACGGCAACAACGATCTGCGGGTCATTCAGGAACCGGCGTCCGGTCAGCCCGCGCGCATCCCGGTGGATTCGGGCGCGGTATCCGGCCGCTTCCCCGGTCCGATCAGCGAACTGCAGTTGTCTCGGGACGGGACGCGCGCCGCGATGGTGATTGCCGGACAGGTCATCCTGGCCAGCGTGGAGCAGCCGCAGGCCGGCCAGTTCGCGCTGACGTATCCCCGTCGGTTGGGCTTCGGGCTGGGGTCGTCGGTGGTGTCGTTGTCGTGGCGAACCGGCGATGACCTTGCGGTGAGTCGCACCGATCCGCAGCATCCGGTGTCGTATGTCAACCTCGACGGCGTCAACTCCGATGCGCCCAGCAGGGGTTTGCAGACGCCGGTGGGGATGATCGCGGCCAATCCGTCGGCGGTGTATGTCGCCGATCCTCGTGGGGTGCGCCAGCTTTCGGGCTCGGCCGCTGAAAACGAACAGATGTGGTACGACGTGCCGGGGTTCACGGTGCCCGGCGCGGTGCCCGTGCTGCCGGGCTGA
- a CDS encoding WXG100 family type VII secretion target — MDSDGILRVDPAAMAGCAQALGGAAEALRSRLAELDGQVGEMLGGWQGTSGRAYSSAWDLWHRGAGEVMLGLSILAEAVGKAGTAYQHNESASAHALRGVKGG, encoded by the coding sequence GTGGATTCCGATGGGATCTTGCGGGTAGATCCGGCGGCGATGGCTGGTTGCGCCCAGGCGCTGGGCGGTGCTGCGGAGGCCCTGCGGAGCAGGTTGGCCGAACTGGATGGCCAGGTCGGGGAGATGCTGGGGGGTTGGCAGGGAACGTCTGGCCGTGCCTATTCCTCGGCGTGGGACTTGTGGCATCGCGGCGCCGGCGAGGTGATGCTGGGATTGTCCATTCTGGCGGAGGCGGTCGGCAAAGCCGGTACGGCTTACCAGCACAACGAGTCGGCCTCAGCTCACGCGCTGCGAGGGGTCAAGGGTGGCTGA
- a CDS encoding WXG100 family type VII secretion target gives MAEAFRVDPEALAEAVEHISEFQRYAESMLSEIDSMVSNLHATWTGEAAAAHAEAHRHWSRGEAMMREALTKLQGAAKTAHANYTGAMAKNVGMWS, from the coding sequence GTGGCTGAGGCATTCCGTGTCGATCCCGAGGCGTTGGCCGAAGCGGTCGAGCACATAAGCGAGTTTCAGCGCTATGCCGAAAGCATGCTCAGCGAAATCGATTCAATGGTAAGCAATCTGCACGCCACCTGGACCGGTGAGGCTGCTGCGGCGCACGCGGAGGCGCACCGGCATTGGAGCCGAGGTGAGGCGATGATGCGCGAAGCGTTGACCAAGCTGCAAGGTGCAGCCAAGACCGCGCACGCCAACTACACGGGCGCCATGGCCAAGAACGTAGGCATGTGGTCGTGA
- a CDS encoding WXG100-like domain-containing protein — MAPLGVDPAALDGAGSAVSAVGDGLAAAVGALTAGYGANTGQDAAGEVFGLKYQDAAESTLKAAAAAINACRSVGFKVRVGASNYSKAEAASTLGGGADVLPPPAQPADFAAPGAPGTLGPGVPEPLLWSVVEAFVGDLWPNGNAAQIHAAAGCWRTFGAALHGAKDALAGPNSVVGAQQMPEGGLIQQAFSKLGDDMAGIGAECDKLAKSLGDFANQVQRTQDAIRDLLHRLGSPSGLFHEVVEVFKGHGLDEVKKIADDIKAVLSNLMREAQAREQELSQGMQMLDGLVRGLQIYMRSEITHFVGEDVGNPLATAFDIYTNVGEGLIKDVVGLPQGVQALNPLRFGYDPKGAAATWKGLAELPLLGDPMTAPIVDALDPQARPNLAKGLLHIDDWRGDRPGLGAGENIGDLLMLGVPGLGEAGAAARGTEAAGAAGRAAEEVETATTAGRGGRALGEAGEMGRATGALGDVSKTSDALTKDLQNVGSNLPKTHPPAGGRPGGLPPGQGEPPVGPAPRPVEPAPAPRAEPPTPTRPQEPAPTTPHGAEPPIGPREPATVAQPSAPDGAHEPVPSSPGQHSVPAAAAPAEQSLAPGAEVPSAPRTPITPESIPAQPSLAGAHSPQSAPISAPHKPIPDSYPGGVHPFDEPPPEAGGAGGSDGGDGHGGGGDHGGEDGADGRGEGSHSGGGDHGDAHDPLHSHEPSGEGWERLPNKDDIDPQYGEPLDEHWDYDHNPAGPSRINPDVAEIMKDPDGPFGRDPQGHPYTQQQYAERFNQLGPNGEHWYNFPGNDGAVVHTKVAFSNLDQFKRYFGDQVDRIGGDDGAYLAVMKDGMPASWEERAMHVDSLGDPRNAYRLDRLPDGWRIEVSEVAPGLGQPGGAPQVRILNADGEPVSVRDLRKKWGVLQ; from the coding sequence ATGGCGCCGCTGGGCGTTGATCCCGCTGCGTTAGACGGCGCCGGGTCCGCAGTGTCCGCCGTCGGTGACGGTCTGGCTGCTGCGGTAGGCGCGTTGACGGCCGGATATGGGGCGAACACGGGTCAGGACGCCGCCGGTGAGGTGTTCGGACTGAAATACCAGGACGCCGCAGAGTCGACGTTGAAGGCGGCGGCAGCGGCGATTAATGCGTGCCGCAGCGTTGGATTCAAGGTGCGGGTTGGGGCGTCGAATTACTCCAAGGCGGAGGCTGCTTCGACGTTGGGTGGTGGTGCCGATGTGTTGCCGCCACCGGCACAGCCGGCTGACTTTGCGGCGCCGGGGGCGCCGGGGACGTTGGGTCCCGGGGTGCCTGAGCCGCTGTTGTGGTCGGTGGTGGAAGCGTTTGTCGGCGACTTGTGGCCCAATGGAAATGCGGCGCAGATCCATGCTGCCGCGGGTTGCTGGCGGACGTTCGGTGCGGCGCTACATGGCGCGAAAGATGCGTTGGCCGGGCCTAATTCAGTGGTCGGCGCGCAGCAGATGCCTGAGGGCGGGTTGATTCAGCAGGCTTTTTCCAAGCTTGGCGACGACATGGCCGGTATCGGCGCAGAGTGCGACAAACTGGCCAAGAGTCTGGGCGATTTTGCCAACCAGGTGCAGCGAACCCAAGATGCGATCCGGGATTTATTGCACCGGTTGGGCTCTCCGTCGGGCCTTTTCCATGAGGTGGTAGAAGTCTTCAAGGGCCACGGGCTCGACGAGGTCAAAAAGATCGCCGACGACATCAAGGCGGTGCTGAGCAACCTCATGCGCGAGGCTCAGGCCCGCGAGCAGGAGCTAAGCCAGGGGATGCAGATGCTCGACGGTTTAGTCCGCGGTCTGCAGATCTACATGCGCAGCGAGATCACCCATTTTGTGGGTGAGGACGTCGGCAACCCGCTGGCAACGGCTTTCGACATCTACACCAACGTCGGCGAGGGCCTCATCAAAGACGTTGTTGGGCTGCCGCAAGGCGTTCAGGCACTGAACCCGCTGCGGTTCGGCTACGACCCCAAGGGCGCCGCGGCTACTTGGAAGGGCCTAGCCGAGCTGCCGTTGTTGGGCGATCCGATGACGGCTCCCATTGTGGATGCGCTCGATCCGCAGGCGCGCCCTAACCTCGCGAAGGGGCTGCTCCACATCGATGATTGGCGCGGTGACCGGCCCGGTTTGGGCGCCGGGGAAAACATTGGTGACCTTCTGATGCTGGGTGTCCCCGGTCTCGGTGAAGCTGGCGCGGCGGCTCGGGGCACCGAGGCGGCCGGCGCCGCCGGCAGGGCCGCTGAGGAGGTCGAGACCGCCACGACGGCTGGCCGCGGTGGGCGCGCACTGGGCGAGGCCGGGGAGATGGGTCGGGCCACCGGCGCATTAGGTGATGTCAGCAAGACCTCCGACGCTTTAACGAAAGATCTTCAGAATGTCGGTAGCAATCTGCCCAAGACCCACCCGCCGGCTGGTGGGCGCCCGGGGGGTTTGCCGCCGGGACAGGGTGAACCGCCGGTTGGACCGGCACCCCGCCCCGTCGAACCAGCGCCCGCGCCTAGGGCGGAGCCGCCCACCCCGACGCGCCCGCAAGAGCCGGCGCCCACAACGCCACATGGGGCCGAGCCGCCCATCGGCCCCCGCGAACCGGCGACTGTTGCTCAACCCTCGGCGCCGGACGGTGCGCATGAACCGGTCCCGTCGTCCCCAGGCCAACATTCCGTACCTGCAGCCGCCGCGCCGGCTGAACAGTCGCTCGCACCCGGCGCCGAGGTGCCATCAGCGCCGCGCACGCCGATCACGCCCGAGAGCATCCCGGCCCAACCGAGCCTGGCTGGCGCTCATTCACCGCAATCCGCGCCAATATCAGCGCCCCACAAGCCGATTCCTGACTCCTATCCGGGTGGTGTGCACCCCTTCGACGAGCCCCCACCCGAAGCTGGCGGAGCTGGCGGTTCTGATGGCGGTGATGGCCACGGTGGTGGCGGTGATCACGGCGGCGAAGACGGCGCCGACGGTAGGGGCGAAGGCAGCCACAGCGGAGGCGGCGACCACGGTGACGCACATGACCCGCTGCATTCCCACGAGCCCTCGGGCGAGGGATGGGAGCGATTGCCCAATAAGGATGACATTGACCCGCAATACGGCGAGCCCTTGGACGAGCATTGGGACTATGACCACAATCCGGCAGGCCCAAGCCGGATAAATCCTGACGTCGCCGAAATCATGAAAGACCCGGACGGGCCGTTCGGCCGCGACCCGCAAGGGCACCCGTACACCCAACAGCAATACGCAGAGCGATTCAATCAGCTGGGGCCGAATGGCGAGCACTGGTACAACTTCCCCGGCAACGACGGCGCAGTAGTGCACACAAAGGTCGCTTTCAGCAACCTCGACCAATTCAAGAGATACTTCGGCGACCAGGTGGACCGCATCGGAGGGGACGATGGCGCGTATCTCGCGGTTATGAAAGACGGCATGCCGGCATCGTGGGAGGAACGCGCGATGCACGTCGACTCCCTCGGCGACCCTCGAAACGCCTACCGCCTCGACCGCCTCCCCGACGGTTGGCGCATCGAAGTGTCCGAGGTTGCACCGGGGCTGGGCCAGCCCGGGGGCGCGCCACAAGTGCGAATACTCAACGCCGACGGTGAGCCAGTGAGCGTGAGAGACCTGAGAAAGAAATGGGGCGTATTGCAATGA
- a CDS encoding Imm61 family immunity protein codes for MTKRIEVSTQLEEWARSGGWRLSEAEDGRPMFWKEGGQLQYLVRRNGDGWFVITHLDRGGPEHLVLAAPSIETIERYFFGDLGSSVREHLRLPDVREPLSRDELAPGFSLGTRTFEGVEDRMALIDSAGAVVAVSSRDVWTGTDRLVRLSVYVTATIDDIVASFLDPEGKPLFSLR; via the coding sequence ATGACGAAGCGGATCGAGGTTTCTACGCAACTGGAGGAGTGGGCGCGCAGCGGCGGTTGGCGGCTGTCCGAGGCCGAAGACGGGCGCCCGATGTTCTGGAAAGAGGGCGGGCAGCTGCAATATTTGGTCAGGCGAAACGGCGACGGCTGGTTCGTCATTACGCACTTAGACCGCGGCGGCCCCGAGCATCTCGTCTTAGCGGCGCCCTCGATCGAGACGATCGAGAGGTATTTTTTTGGGGATCTCGGCTCATCCGTCAGGGAGCATCTCAGACTGCCGGACGTGCGCGAGCCTCTGTCTCGGGACGAGCTAGCGCCCGGATTCAGCCTCGGCACACGCACGTTTGAAGGGGTTGAGGACCGGATGGCGTTGATCGATTCTGCCGGCGCGGTGGTGGCAGTCTCCAGCAGAGACGTGTGGACAGGAACGGACCGACTGGTGAGGCTGTCGGTGTATGTGACCGCGACCATCGACGACATCGTCGCGTCATTTCTTGATCCCGAAGGAAAGCCGCTGTTTAGCCTCCGGTAG
- a CDS encoding ComF family protein → MLDLFLPLECGGCGAPSTRWCETCAKELEVAPDAPHVVSPRVDPQVPVFALGRYAGARRQAIVAMKEHGRTDLIRPWAHALAVGLHRLLTWGMVDSPLTIVPAPTRKSAARRRGGDPVARMAAAAVAGHPDIAVTQALRMKEFARDSAGLGTSARERNIAGRVLLRRHRLPTRHEVLLVDDIVTTGATARESVRVLQTAGVRVAAVLAIAAA, encoded by the coding sequence ATGCTCGATCTTTTCCTCCCGTTGGAATGCGGCGGCTGCGGCGCGCCGTCGACGCGCTGGTGTGAAACATGCGCCAAGGAGCTGGAGGTAGCCCCGGATGCGCCGCACGTAGTGAGCCCGCGCGTCGACCCGCAGGTGCCCGTGTTCGCGCTCGGCCGCTATGCCGGTGCCCGCCGGCAGGCGATCGTGGCGATGAAGGAGCACGGTCGCACCGACCTCATCAGACCCTGGGCGCACGCGCTCGCCGTTGGACTGCATCGACTGCTCACCTGGGGCATGGTCGACAGCCCATTGACGATCGTGCCCGCGCCGACGCGCAAGTCGGCAGCGCGTCGCCGCGGCGGTGACCCCGTCGCGCGCATGGCAGCCGCGGCAGTCGCCGGCCATCCCGACATCGCGGTGACGCAGGCATTGCGGATGAAGGAGTTCGCCCGCGACTCCGCTGGCCTGGGCACCAGCGCACGTGAGCGCAATATCGCGGGCCGGGTGCTGCTGCGGCGTCACCGGCTGCCGACCCGTCACGAGGTCCTACTGGTCGACGACATCGTCACCACCGGCGCGACCGCCCGCGAGTCCGTCCGGGTCCTTCAAACCGCGGGCGTACGGGTCGCCGCGGTGCTCGCGATCGCCGCTGCCTGA
- the hpf gene encoding ribosome hibernation-promoting factor, HPF/YfiA family — protein sequence MDSGQALADTDEQAEPAPRAEVVVKSRNVEIPDHYRVYVSQKLARLERLDRSIYLFDVELKHAPNRRQRKSCQRVEITARGRGPVKRAEACANSFYAAFETAVDKLENRLRRVKDRRKVHYGDKTPVALCDVAPAAPTLEAAPALRTARAPEPVLTDDEAAFSTEETASHTHDGPVTDHEPGQIVRVKEHPAKPMSVDDALYEMELVGHDFFLFHDKETDKPSVVYRRRGYDYGLIRLA from the coding sequence GTGGATTCCGGCCAGGCACTGGCCGACACAGACGAGCAGGCCGAACCGGCACCCCGAGCTGAGGTGGTCGTCAAGAGCCGCAACGTCGAGATCCCCGATCATTACCGCGTCTACGTCTCGCAGAAACTCGCCCGCCTCGAGCGGCTCGATCGTTCCATCTATCTTTTCGACGTCGAGCTCAAACATGCGCCCAACCGGCGTCAGCGCAAGTCGTGTCAACGGGTCGAAATCACCGCTCGCGGTCGGGGGCCGGTGAAGCGTGCCGAGGCCTGCGCTAACAGCTTCTACGCCGCCTTCGAGACGGCCGTCGACAAACTGGAGAACCGCCTGCGACGGGTCAAAGACCGCCGCAAAGTCCACTACGGCGACAAAACCCCGGTCGCGTTGTGTGATGTCGCCCCGGCGGCGCCCACCCTCGAAGCGGCGCCCGCCCTTAGAACGGCGCGCGCTCCCGAACCGGTGCTCACCGACGACGAAGCGGCGTTCAGCACCGAGGAAACGGCGTCGCACACACACGACGGCCCCGTCACCGACCACGAGCCCGGCCAGATCGTGCGGGTCAAGGAGCATCCCGCCAAACCCATGTCGGTCGACGACGCGCTGTATGAGATGGAGCTCGTCGGCCACGACTTCTTCTTGTTCCACGACAAGGAGACCGATAAGCCCTCAGTCGTCTACCGCCGGCGCGGCTACGACTACGGCCTGATCCGGCTGGCCTGA